Part of the Moorella sp. E308F genome, AGGCGAAGGAATAGGAATCGCTGGTATATTTCTTGACGTTGGCCAGGGCGTAGAAGGCGCCGGTAGGCTCGACCCGGGTGGCCAGGCCCATGGCTTTAAGGCGGCTCAACAGATAACGGCGGCGCTCGTCGTAAGTGGCGACCATTTGCGCCACGTGTTCGTCGCATTCCCGCAGGGCGGCGATGCCGGCGGCCTGGACGAAGGAACCGGCGCAGATAAAGAGGTTCTGCTGCAGCTTTTGTAAAGGCCGGACAAACTCCGGCGGCGCGATAACGTAACCCAGGCGCCAGCCGGTCATGGCGTAGAGCTTGGAAAACCCGTTGATGACAAAGGCCCGGTCGGTAAACTCCAGGATGGTATGCTCCCGGCCTTCGTAAACCAGGCCGTGGTAGATTTCGTCGGCAATGATGCAGGGTCCCAGGCCGGCCAGGGCTGCTAATTCGGCCGCTGTAAAGACGGCGCCGGTGGGATTGGCGGGAGAATTGACCATAATAGCCTTGGTCCGGGGGCCGAGGCTCTCCTGGATAGCTGGAAGGCGGTACTTGAAGCCGTCTTCTTCTTTTACCGGTATAAAGACAGGCTGCCCGCCGACGTAACGGATAAAATTGGGGTAGCAGGCGTAGTAGGGATCGGGGAGGATGACCTCATCCCCCTGCTCCAGGAGGACGCTAAAGGTCAGGAGCATGGCCGGCGAGGTGCCGGAAGTGACGACGATCTGGTCGGGCGAAATATTGACCCCGTATTTCCGCTGGTAGTAGTGGGCGATTTCTTCCCGGAGTTCCGGCTTGCCCAGGCTGTGGGTGTAGTGGGTGTCACCATCCCGGAGAGCACGCCGGGCGGCTTCTTTGATGGGTTCCGGGGTGTCAAAATCCGGTTCGCCGATTTCCAGGTGGATGATGTTCTCCCCCCGGGTTTCCATTTCTTTGGCCTTTTCCAGGATGTCCATGACGATAAAGGGCGGTATTTCCCGGGCCCTGGCGGCAATATCTTTTCTCCTGTCAGGCATATACTTCCCTGCTTCTTTATAATAATGGGTAATGTTAACGTTTTTTCGCCACGGGAAAGCAGAAATCCTGCCCGCTAACTTATCTTTCGCTAATATTTTCAAATCCCTGCTCAAAAAAATGCCTGTCAAAAGCAAATGCCTTTTTAATACCCAGTTTACGCATCACAGCAAAGCTAACGGCATCTACCAGGCTCAAATTTCTCCTGTTGGCGGTCAAAACGGCATTGGCACCCCACTGGTGCAACTCGGCGTCAATCCATTCTACTTGCAGCAGGGGAAGTATATCTTCATGAAATACCCGCAAAGCTTCCATCCCCAGTCGCCGCTGTACCAGGGCATATGTTTCTACGAGAACGTAACTGCTGCAAATCATCGGAACACCGCTGTTTAAAAGATTTTCCCATATTTTTTTGGCAGCGGCATGATTCTCGTCGTCAGCATCGAGGATGGCTAAAAAAGCTGAAGTATCAAGATAAACATTCATTCCGCAAAAGCCTCCGTTAAGTAGGCATCATGATTGCGAGAGAGGTCCTTAACACCGGAGCGGAAACGCCCTGCTGCCTTTATAGCCCTCTGAATTCGTTCGTTTTGGCCAGGATTGCTACCGGCCAAGACCTGGTCCACGCCGAGCCGGATTAATTCCGCCATGGATATTTTTTTAACAGCAGCCATTTTTTTCAGGGCATGATATTGTTCTTCCGTGAGCTGGATTTGCGTACGGATCATTTGTTATATCATCCCTTCAATAATGATTAAAAGTAAGCATAATAATGCTATCATGATGTCACCACTTTGACAAGGGGTAGAGCAGGTGTTACCATATACGCGTCTATCTATTTAGCTCTCTCTAGATACTGGCGAATTCATGATGATATAATAATTTTGGTGATGAAAAGTGGCCAGAGAACTAACGGAAATAATCAAAAAACGCTATAACCGCACGGCGCTCTTTTATGATTGGATGGACCGGATGATCCCCGATGAATGGCGCCGGCGGGTGTGGCAGGAAGCCCGGGGCCGGGTGCTGGAAGTCGGGGTAGGCACAGGAGCCAATTTCCCATTTTACCCACCCGGATGCCGGATGACGGCCATTGATTTCAGCCCCGGGATGCTGGCCCGGGCCAGACAAAAGCTCCACCTGGCCGGGGCACCGGTGGATTTAAAGGAAATGGATGTCCAGCACCTTGAATTTGGAGACGCCACTTTTGACACGGTGGTAGCTACCTGCGTTTTTTGCACAGTACCCGATCCGGTGCAGGGGCTGAAGGAAGTACGCCGGGTCTGCCGCCCCGATGGCAGGATTGTCCTCCTGGAGCATGTGCGCAGTGAGCACTGGTTCCTCGGCCCCGTGATGGATGCCCTGAACCCGCTGGTCCTGTATCTAATCGGGTCCAACATTAACCGCCGTACTGTGGCCAATGTGAGGATGGCCGGTATCGAGATTGACCGGGAGGAGGATCTGGCGGGAAAGATCGTTAAATTAATTGTCGGGCATCCC contains:
- a CDS encoding pyridoxal phosphate-dependent aminotransferase — its product is MPDRRKDIAARAREIPPFIVMDILEKAKEMETRGENIIHLEIGEPDFDTPEPIKEAARRALRDGDTHYTHSLGKPELREEIAHYYQRKYGVNISPDQIVVTSGTSPAMLLTFSVLLEQGDEVILPDPYYACYPNFIRYVGGQPVFIPVKEEDGFKYRLPAIQESLGPRTKAIMVNSPANPTGAVFTAAELAALAGLGPCIIADEIYHGLVYEGREHTILEFTDRAFVINGFSKLYAMTGWRLGYVIAPPEFVRPLQKLQQNLFICAGSFVQAAGIAALRECDEHVAQMVATYDERRRYLLSRLKAMGLATRVEPTGAFYALANVKKYTSDSYSFAFEILEKARVAVTPGIDFGRNCEGYLRISYANSLENIKEGLDRLEEFLAGRKAEKG
- a CDS encoding class I SAM-dependent methyltransferase, with the translated sequence MARELTEIIKKRYNRTALFYDWMDRMIPDEWRRRVWQEARGRVLEVGVGTGANFPFYPPGCRMTAIDFSPGMLARARQKLHLAGAPVDLKEMDVQHLEFGDATFDTVVATCVFCTVPDPVQGLKEVRRVCRPDGRIVLLEHVRSEHWFLGPVMDALNPLVLYLIGSNINRRTVANVRMAGIEIDREEDLAGKIVKLIVGHPREI
- a CDS encoding type II toxin-antitoxin system VapC family toxin; translated protein: MNVYLDTSAFLAILDADDENHAAAKKIWENLLNSGVPMICSSYVLVETYALVQRRLGMEALRVFHEDILPLLQVEWIDAELHQWGANAVLTANRRNLSLVDAVSFAVMRKLGIKKAFAFDRHFFEQGFENISER
- a CDS encoding ribbon-helix-helix protein, CopG family, with protein sequence MIRTQIQLTEEQYHALKKMAAVKKISMAELIRLGVDQVLAGSNPGQNERIQRAIKAAGRFRSGVKDLSRNHDAYLTEAFAE